In the Gammaproteobacteria bacterium genome, CGCGCCACTCGTCCGGCTCGTCGACGACCTCGAGCTCCATGTCGGCCCACGCGGCCTCGTCGATTTCCTCGACTTCGCCGTCCGCGTGCTGAATCTCGATAATGCCTTCGTCCTCGTCGACGCCGACGACGGTGAACGTTTGCCCCTTGTCCACGCGCCTGTACCAGTAGCCGACGATCGGATCGACTTCCGCGTTCACGCTGCTTCTCTCCATCGAGGCGGGCTTCCTATTCTGCGCGCGTCCGAATCGGTATGAAATAGCGTTCCGGTAGCCTCGGGCACCGCATCAAGATATTCTCCGCAGCGCGATGACACCTCCGTCGCCGGTCGCCCGGGCCCCGCGTTGAACGGCACGGCTCTTGCTGTTGCGCTGGTCGCCTTCGTTCTGCTGATGCTCGGCATCGGCATGCGTGCGCGTTCGCGCGTGCGCTCGGCCGAGGATTACCTCGTCGCCGGGCGCAGGCTGTCCTTGCCCCTCGCGTCCGCCACGCTGTTCGCGACGTGGTTCGGCGCCGGCACGATGCTCACGGCCAGCGATCAGATCCGGGCCGAGGGCCTGGGCGCGGCCGCCCTCGAGCCGATCGGCCCCGGCCTCTGCCTCGTGC is a window encoding:
- a CDS encoding DUF6763 family protein, whose amino-acid sequence is MERSSVNAEVDPIVGYWYRRVDKGQTFTVVGVDEDEGIIEIQHADGEVEEIDEAAWADMELEVVDEPDEWRGALDDVEDEDLDYTDDGTERDVDELRELDEDDDEWDDSRDERK